Proteins co-encoded in one Pocillopora verrucosa isolate sample1 chromosome 1, ASM3666991v2, whole genome shotgun sequence genomic window:
- the LOC131779803 gene encoding anoctamin-4-like produces the protein MHNFKNGTEQTYGDNNFRPYGRKNCADKKMFVFSPGRPAEFNRIFGFRQEECNPAGCLFELLVQLAVIMVGKQIFNNFIEIIVPKLQNWWRRRQNIETPDLTEYTRWELDYDLTQYPVHGLFYEYLEMVIQYGFVTLFVAAFPLGPFFALINNLLEIRLDAYKFIVVFQRPMAARAQDIGIWYAILKGVTKISVVVNGFVIAFVSEFVPRLYYTLGEHNDSLEGFVNHTLSCFAVDDFPESERPSGAAAVEFPLRINSCGFNLSTCRFRGYYERPKITILNTTLPNPNAYKFSTAYWHILAAKLFFVVAFLHIVFGMTAILAWIIPDVPKEVDNQVKRENFLAREALRSADQQDSASPVPRENSRGQDEML, from the exons atgcataattttaaaaatggtacTGAACAGACCTACGGGGACAACAATTTTCGTCCCTATGGAAGAAAGAACTGCgctgacaaaaaaatgtttgttttcagcCCTGGAAGGCCAGCAGAATTTAACAGGATATTTGGTTTTCGACAAGAAGAG TGTAATCCGGCAGGTTGTTTATTTGAGCTCTTGGTCCAGCTGGCAGTTATCATGGTTGGAAAGCAGatcttcaataattttattgaaataatcGTCCC AAAGCTTCAGAACTGGTGGAGACGCCGTCAGAATATTGAAACCCCCGACTTGACCGAATACACACGTTGGGAACTGGACTATGACTTGACTCAGTATCCCGTGCACGGGTTGTTTTATGAATACCTTGAGATGG tGATCCAGTATGGCTTTGTGACACTATTTGTGGCCGCCTTTCCACTTGGACCGTTCTTTGCCCTCATCAATAACTTGTTGGAAATTCGTCTTGATGCTTACAAGTTTATCGTGGTTTTTCAGCGCCCAATGGCAGCTCGTGCGCAGGATATAG GAATTTGGTACGCAATCTTGAAAGGCGTTACGAAGATCTCTGTGGTCGTAAAT GGCTTTGTGATTGCCTTTGTTTCCGAATTCGTCCCCAGACTGTATTACACCCTAGGTGAACACAACGACAGCTTGGAAGGATTTGTAAACCACACCTTGTCGTGTTTTGCGGTGGATGATTTTCCTGAGTCTGAGAGACCTTCTGGAGCTGCTGCTGTTGAGTTCCCCCTAAGAATTAACAGTTGTGGGTTTAATTTATCTACCTGCAG ATTCCGAGGGTATTATGAACGACCAAAAATTACAATACTCAACACGACCCTTCCAAATCCGAATGCTTACAAGTTCTCGACAGCTTATTGGCATATTTTGGCGGCCAAGCTGTTTTTTGTGGTTGCCTTTCTG CACATCGTGTTCGGTATGACGGCAATCTTGGCTTGGATTATCCCCGATGTTCCGAAGGAAGTTGACAATCAAGTCAAGAGAGAGAACTTTCTTGCCCGCGAAGCCTTACGATCAGCAGATCAACAAGATTCTGCCTCTCCAGTCCCTAGGGAAAATTCGCGCGGGCAGGATGAAATGTTGTGA
- the LOC131779804 gene encoding G-protein coupled receptor GRL101-like — protein sequence MQNNEMSELPNGFFDGMKDIMKVIVDTSLMCCHLTKEDAQCTALYDDSFASCESMFRDSAPRKSIWAIGILSLLGAVFVIVWRLIFKERNVVQLIMLMHLAVGDCLMGVYLVTLGAKDLLWSGSYYLHDFQWRSGLLCQVTGAISVLSSEVSVMVLALISADRLKNIVFPYHGRGLTRRKAHILCAIIWVLSFVIAFLPLSGIGYFYDALERPAYYGRSVVCLPLQLSNRFPAGWEFSIAIFVGLNFFLFLFMTVAYVAIFLKSYRSSRQLAREGTRREVQARKKNASSRRERALAKRVFFIILTDCACWMPIIVMGIRSLVEKDYSPRGDLPAWIAVFVLPINSALNPIIYTLSTPQVQGILRPKLRVLMNHVRSFFSCCKNQQDHQDQEQGDDGMLEMVEMVQLGQADPEQGAGQVNEEEHVLPAEAAQEEEVHLLIGGEEKDEDEGNVGNLQMVVVEGESFSESLYQRT from the exons ATGCAAAATAACGAAATGTCTGAGCTTCCTAACGGGTTTTTCGATGGAATGAAGGACATCATGAAAGT GATAGTGGACACCAGTCTTATGTGTTGTCATCTGACCAAAGAAGACGCCCAATGCACCGCTTTATACGACGACAGCTTCGCCAGTTGCGAGAGCATGTTCCGCGACTCAGCTCCACGTAAAAGTATTTGGGCAATCGGAATCCTTTCTTTGCTTGGTGCTGTGTTCGTAATTGTGTGGCGTCTAATCTTTAAAGAGAGAAACGTAGTCCAGCTTATCATGTTAATGCACTTAGCAGTTGGGGATTGCTTGATGGGCGTTTACTTGGTCACCTTAGGTGCCAAAGACCTGTTATGGTCGGGAAGTTACTATCTGCATGACTTCCAGTGGCGATCCGGTTTGTTGTGTCAGGTTACAGGTGCGATCTCAGTGCTGTCCAGTGAGGTGTCTGTAATGGTACTGGCGCTCATCTCTGCTGACAGGCTGAAGAACATCGTTTTCCCATACCATGGTAGAGGGCTGACTCGCAGGAAGGCACACATTCTGTGCGCGATTATTTGGGTCCTTAGTTTTGTCATCGCATTCCTTCCCCTCAGTGGCATTGGCTACTTTTATGACGCCCTAGAGCGCCCTGCCTACTACGGACGTTCCGTTGTGTGCCTCCCACTGCAACTGTCCAACAGGTTTCCAGCTGGTTGGGAGTTCTCCATCGCTATCTTTGTCGGGTTaaacttcttcctcttcctgtTCATGACGGTGGCCTATGTCGcaattttccttaaaagttaTCGCTCCAGCCGTCAGCTTGCAAGGGAGGGAACCCGACGAGAGGTGCAGGCAAGAAAGAAGAACGCAAGTTCCAGAAGGGAGAGAGCATTGGCCAAAAGAGTCTTCTTTATCATCCTCACAGATTGCGCTTGTTGGATGCCGATAATAGTCATGGGCATCAGGtctttggttgaaaaagatTACAGTCCCCGAGGAGATCTTCCCGCCTGGATCGCCGTGTTTGTGCTGCCAATTAACTCAGCCTTGAATCCAATTATCTACACCTTATCAACCCCTCAG GTGCAGGGCATATTGCGACCTAAACTGCGAGTTTTGATGAACCATGTGCGCAGCTTTTTCTCTTGCTGTAAAAATCAACAAGATCATCAAG ATCAAGAACAGGGAGACGATGGAATGCTAGAAATGGTGGAAATGGTGCAACTTGGACAAGCAGATCCAGAGCAAG GCGCAGGCCAAGTTAACGAGGAAGAACATGTACTGCCAGCTGAAGCAG CTCAAGAAGAAGAAGTACATTTGTTGATTGGCGGAGAAG AAAAAGACGAAGATGAGGGCAACGTAGGAAATTTGCAAATGGTTGTTGTGGAAGGTGAGTCGTTCTCTGAGAGTCTGTATCAAAGGACATAG
- the LOC131771654 gene encoding LOW QUALITY PROTEIN: isochorismatase domain-containing protein 2-like (The sequence of the model RefSeq protein was modified relative to this genomic sequence to represent the inferred CDS: inserted 2 bases in 2 codons) has translation MAAKLGRLAVNNTAFLLCDIQEKFRPSIRYFPEIIKVAQRMAAAAKIMEIPIIATEQYPKGLGNTVEEXDTSFFKERIXPKTKFSMVIPEVEEQLRQLNIENVVLMGIETQVCVLQTTMDLLEINYTVHVLADGVSSRTMVERMFALERLREMGAIVTTSECTLFMLLGDAKHPNFREVQALVKTAAPDSGLLSKC, from the exons ATGGCGGCGAAGCTGGGAAGGCTTGCAGTGAATAATACGGCGTTTCTCCTGTGTGATATCCAGGAAAAATTCCGACCGTCTATCAGGTACTTTCCTGAGATCATCAAAGTTGCTCAAAGAATG gcAGCAGCAGCCAAAATTATGGAAATACCCATCATTGCTACAGAACAG TATCCTAAAGGACTTGGCAACACAGTAGAGG ATGATacaagttttttcaaagagcGCA TTCCTAAGACAAAGTTTTCCATGGTGATACCTGAAGTTGAAGAACAGCTGAGACAGCTAAATATTGAGAATGTGGTATTAATGGGTATTGAG aCTCAAGTCTGCGTACTACAGACAACTATGGATTTGCTTGAAATTAATTATACTGTTCATGTTCTGGCTGATGGTGTCTCATCACGCACTATGGTTGAAAGAATGTTTGCCCTTGAG CGACTCCGCGAAATGGGTGCTATTGTAACTACTAGTGAATGTACTCTCTTCATGCTGTTGGGGGATGCCAAACATCCCAACTTTAGAGAGGTTCAAGCTTTAGTGAAGACAGCAGCCCCTGATTCTGGTTTGCTGTCCAAGTGTTGA
- the LOC131771656 gene encoding uncharacterized protein, which produces MSRANIFFAIMAVICFLLKSGIGFLVTVHTKTGCNATLICNQSGDVRWMKTENSQEIKDPRFVARKYSFFSTLSIVDVTKNDGGKITCVAEGTNITISLEVCHDNNPTRQCESSITSSASCSDPYLQEECKKSCKLCPEPNCTEAILPTTAPPTTTAPPTTTAPPTTTAPPTMTETPTTQEEEEDRVFNGGVNLSSGFHDLLLLASILFVMMSLLFSSL; this is translated from the exons GCTTCCTTGTTACGGTTCACACCAAAACCGGATGTAACGCAACTCTAATCTGCAATCAGTCTGGGGACGTTAGGTGgatgaaaacagaaaattcaCAGGAAATTAAAG ACCCAAGATTCGTCGCTAGAaagtattcatttttttcaactttatcGATCGTCGACGTCACCAAAAACGATGGTGGGAAAATAACTTGCGTTGCAGAGGGAACTAACATCACTATAAGCTTGGAAG TTTGCCACGATAACAATCCAACAAGACAATGTGAGAGCTCCATTACGAGCAGTGCAAGTTGTTCAGATCCCTATTTACAAGAAGAATGTAAGAAATCCTGTAAACTTTGTCCAG AGCCAAATTGCACAGAGGCAATTCTGCCTACAACAGCGCCACCTACAACTACAGCGCCACCTACAACTACAGCGCCACCTACAACTACAGCACCACCAACAATGACCGAAACACCCACGACCCAAGAGGAGGAGGAAGACCGGGTCTTCAACGGTGGAGTTAATTTAAGCTCCGGTTTCCATGATCTTTTACTCCTCGCATCCATTCTCTTTGTTATGATGTCATTACTGTTCTCAAGTCTGTGA